A region from the Triticum aestivum cultivar Chinese Spring chromosome 3D, IWGSC CS RefSeq v2.1, whole genome shotgun sequence genome encodes:
- the LOC123080218 gene encoding increased DNA methylation 1 isoform X1, producing the protein MPLNMLISGVAGRGSSFRPLSMQSNGNTPPLFSLGSGRGMPPPAVYSRKQGASADGGPSAVQRDGGGNHLPSSTDVGHGQPVSERPLQIVPANTRAGTGKNMPPAGGNGGSAVPANGRVRKTRAPKGSSTLGESRKVPGKKSDAGEPAGMHHGTQDNNQLKTVSAPSNSRNRKSTASASAVPSSRRPRRNNSSMSGTAAARAKKHTILTWLIDSGVLKENEKVSYVDSTSFATKASGAVTRAGIQCTCCNTAMAPPTFSSHAGSEDSTPWERLLLKSGKSLLECVREAWQGEDLRTLHAKQKARAALEKERERSTQEKKRALLLAKQSRKEPALALDGTNYGGDDDRSDDACGVCADGGQLLCCDSCPSTFHPECLAVKVPEDCWVCHYCRCFLCSADDDGHGGLSDCNQCTRKYHQHCRAPLLAGHEIGPYCSEACNKIAVNLSNMVGATTSIGEEGHSWSLLKIQRGSMTSDSAALLECNAKLAVAFGVLDLCFNPVKDRLTGIDMIRQAVYSVESDFKRLSYEGFYTIVLQKDTEIISVALLRFHGAKLVEMPFACTLPQYHRQGMMRRLVNAIDKVLESVQVENLVISAVAEVVDTWKKLGFMTVDPQLRDEAKRLSMVTIAGTILLQKPTALPMTEDELAFLEMGWPLCSFVDLLNGIAFPWPPYADPVAAAVRGAGGKA; encoded by the exons ATGCCTCTGAATATGCTGATATCCGGAG TGGCGGGGCGGGGTTCTTCTTTCCGGCCATTGTCGATGCAGAGCAATGGGAATACGCCGCCACTGTTCTCCCTCGGGAGTGGCCGTGGGATGCCACCACCTGCTGTTTATTCCCGGAAACAGGGGGCTAGCGCCGATGGCGGGCCTTCTGCCGTACAGAGAGACGGCGGCGGCAACCACCTTCCCAGCAGCACTGACGTTGGCCACGGCCAACCAGTGAGCGAGAGGCCGCTTCAGATCGTTCCTGCTAACACCAGAGCTGGGACGGGCAAGAACATGCCACCGGCCGGTGGCAACGGCGGCTCTGCCGTGCCGGCAAACGGCCGCGTACGGAAGACACGCGCACCCAAGGGGAGCAGCACTCTAGGGGAATCCAGGAAGGTGCCCGGCAAGAAATCTGACGCCGGTGAACCGGCGGGCATGCACCATGGCACCCAAGACAACAACCAGCTGAAGACTGTCTCGGCTCCAAGCAACAGCAGGAATAGGAAGAGCACGGCCTCTGCCTCGGCCGTGCCATCGAGCCGGAGGCCTCGCAGGAATAACAGTAGCATGTCCGGCACGGCGGCGGCCAGAGCCAAGAAGCACACCATCCTGACATGGCTGATCGACTCCGGTGTGCTCAAAGAGAACGAGAAGGTCTCGTACGTGGACAGCACCAGCTTCGCCACGAAGGCCTCTGGCGCGGTGACTAGGGCCGGCATCCAGTGCACCTGCTGCAACACCGCGATGGCGCCCCCGACCTTCTCGTCCCACGCCGGCTCTGAGGACTCGACACCGTGGGAGAGGCTCCTGCTAAAGTCCGGCAAGTCGTTGCTGGAGTGCGTGCGGGAGGCGTGGCAGGGGGAGGACCTGAGGACCTTACACGCCAAGCAGAAGGCACGGGCTGCGCTGGAGAAAGAACGGGAGAGGAGCACACAGGAGAAGAAGCGTGCTCTGCTGCTCGCCAAGCAGAGCAGGAAGGAACCAGCCCTCGCCCTCGACGGGACCAACTATGGGGGGGACGACGACCGGAGCGACGACGCGTGCGGTGTGTGCGCAGACGGCGGACAGCTGCTGTGCTGCGACAGCTGCCCGTCCACCTTCCACCCGGAGTGCCTCGCCGTGAAGGTCCCTGAGGACTGCTGGGTCTGCCACTACTGCCGCTGCTTCCTGTGCTCCGCCGATGATGACGGCCATGGCGGCCTCTCCGACTGCAACCAGTGCACCCGCAAGT ATCACCAGCACTGCCGCGCGCCCCTGTTGGCCGGGCACGAGATCGGTCCCTACTGCAGCGAAGCCTGCAACAAG ATAGCAGTGAATCTGTCAAACATGGTGGGAGCCACGACCAGCATCGGCGAGGAAGGCCACTCATGGTCCCTGTTAAAGATCCAGCGGGGCTCCATGACGTCAGACTCCGCCGCCCTGCTGGAGTGCAATGCGAAGCTGGCAGTGGCGTTTGGCGTGCTGGATTTGTGCTTCAACCCTGTGAAGGACCGGCTGACCGGCATTGACATGATTCGCCAGGCCGTCTACAGCGTCGA ATCGGACTTCAAGCGGCTGAGCTATGAAGGTTTCTACACCATAGTTCTGCAGAAGGACACGGAGATCATATCAGTGGCCTTGCTCAG GTTCCATGGCGCCAAGCTGGTGGAGATGCCGTTCGCGTGCACACTGCCGCAGTACCATAGACAAGGGATGATGCGCCGCCTCGTCAATGCCATCGACAAG GTGCTAGAATCGGTGCAGGTGGAGAATTTGGTGATCTCGGCGGTGGCCGAGGTAGTGGACACATGGAAGAAGCTTGGCTTCATGACCGTGGATCCACAGCTGAGAGATGAGGCCAAGAGGCTCAGCATGGTCACCATTGCCGGCACCATCCTACTCCAGAAGCCCACCGCATTGCCGATGACCGAGGACGAGCTGGCGTTCCTGGAGATGGGCTGGCCGCTCTGCAGCTTCGTCGACCTCTTGAACGGGATCGCATTCCCATGGCCGCCATATGCTGACCCCGTGGCCGCTGCCGTGAGGGGGGCGGGCGGCAAGGCGTAG
- the LOC123080219 gene encoding uncharacterized protein, with amino-acid sequence MAHFQEVDYCSEEVRAVGNPARRGCGGVQEHIVRETFVQEFDTAGRRHGHHGRGSGHFEVRESRLEEDVNTRTGEFHERKENFVVRADD; translated from the coding sequence ATGGCGCACTTCCAGGAGGTGGACTACTGCTCGGAGGAGGTGAGGGCGGTGGGCAACCCGGCCCGCCGCGGCTGCGGCGGCGTGCAGGAGCACATCGTCAGGGAGACGTTCGTGCAGGAGTTCGacaccgccggccgccgccacggccaccACGGCCGCGGCTCCGGCCACTTCGAGGTGCGCGAGAGCAGGCTCGAGGAGGACGTCAACACCCGCACCGGCGAGTTCCACGAGCGCAAGGAGAACTTCGTCGTCAGGGCCGATGACTGA
- the LOC123080218 gene encoding increased DNA methylation 1 isoform X2, whose amino-acid sequence MQSNGNTPPLFSLGSGRGMPPPAVYSRKQGASADGGPSAVQRDGGGNHLPSSTDVGHGQPVSERPLQIVPANTRAGTGKNMPPAGGNGGSAVPANGRVRKTRAPKGSSTLGESRKVPGKKSDAGEPAGMHHGTQDNNQLKTVSAPSNSRNRKSTASASAVPSSRRPRRNNSSMSGTAAARAKKHTILTWLIDSGVLKENEKVSYVDSTSFATKASGAVTRAGIQCTCCNTAMAPPTFSSHAGSEDSTPWERLLLKSGKSLLECVREAWQGEDLRTLHAKQKARAALEKERERSTQEKKRALLLAKQSRKEPALALDGTNYGGDDDRSDDACGVCADGGQLLCCDSCPSTFHPECLAVKVPEDCWVCHYCRCFLCSADDDGHGGLSDCNQCTRKYHQHCRAPLLAGHEIGPYCSEACNKIAVNLSNMVGATTSIGEEGHSWSLLKIQRGSMTSDSAALLECNAKLAVAFGVLDLCFNPVKDRLTGIDMIRQAVYSVESDFKRLSYEGFYTIVLQKDTEIISVALLRFHGAKLVEMPFACTLPQYHRQGMMRRLVNAIDKVLESVQVENLVISAVAEVVDTWKKLGFMTVDPQLRDEAKRLSMVTIAGTILLQKPTALPMTEDELAFLEMGWPLCSFVDLLNGIAFPWPPYADPVAAAVRGAGGKA is encoded by the exons ATGCAGAGCAATGGGAATACGCCGCCACTGTTCTCCCTCGGGAGTGGCCGTGGGATGCCACCACCTGCTGTTTATTCCCGGAAACAGGGGGCTAGCGCCGATGGCGGGCCTTCTGCCGTACAGAGAGACGGCGGCGGCAACCACCTTCCCAGCAGCACTGACGTTGGCCACGGCCAACCAGTGAGCGAGAGGCCGCTTCAGATCGTTCCTGCTAACACCAGAGCTGGGACGGGCAAGAACATGCCACCGGCCGGTGGCAACGGCGGCTCTGCCGTGCCGGCAAACGGCCGCGTACGGAAGACACGCGCACCCAAGGGGAGCAGCACTCTAGGGGAATCCAGGAAGGTGCCCGGCAAGAAATCTGACGCCGGTGAACCGGCGGGCATGCACCATGGCACCCAAGACAACAACCAGCTGAAGACTGTCTCGGCTCCAAGCAACAGCAGGAATAGGAAGAGCACGGCCTCTGCCTCGGCCGTGCCATCGAGCCGGAGGCCTCGCAGGAATAACAGTAGCATGTCCGGCACGGCGGCGGCCAGAGCCAAGAAGCACACCATCCTGACATGGCTGATCGACTCCGGTGTGCTCAAAGAGAACGAGAAGGTCTCGTACGTGGACAGCACCAGCTTCGCCACGAAGGCCTCTGGCGCGGTGACTAGGGCCGGCATCCAGTGCACCTGCTGCAACACCGCGATGGCGCCCCCGACCTTCTCGTCCCACGCCGGCTCTGAGGACTCGACACCGTGGGAGAGGCTCCTGCTAAAGTCCGGCAAGTCGTTGCTGGAGTGCGTGCGGGAGGCGTGGCAGGGGGAGGACCTGAGGACCTTACACGCCAAGCAGAAGGCACGGGCTGCGCTGGAGAAAGAACGGGAGAGGAGCACACAGGAGAAGAAGCGTGCTCTGCTGCTCGCCAAGCAGAGCAGGAAGGAACCAGCCCTCGCCCTCGACGGGACCAACTATGGGGGGGACGACGACCGGAGCGACGACGCGTGCGGTGTGTGCGCAGACGGCGGACAGCTGCTGTGCTGCGACAGCTGCCCGTCCACCTTCCACCCGGAGTGCCTCGCCGTGAAGGTCCCTGAGGACTGCTGGGTCTGCCACTACTGCCGCTGCTTCCTGTGCTCCGCCGATGATGACGGCCATGGCGGCCTCTCCGACTGCAACCAGTGCACCCGCAAGT ATCACCAGCACTGCCGCGCGCCCCTGTTGGCCGGGCACGAGATCGGTCCCTACTGCAGCGAAGCCTGCAACAAG ATAGCAGTGAATCTGTCAAACATGGTGGGAGCCACGACCAGCATCGGCGAGGAAGGCCACTCATGGTCCCTGTTAAAGATCCAGCGGGGCTCCATGACGTCAGACTCCGCCGCCCTGCTGGAGTGCAATGCGAAGCTGGCAGTGGCGTTTGGCGTGCTGGATTTGTGCTTCAACCCTGTGAAGGACCGGCTGACCGGCATTGACATGATTCGCCAGGCCGTCTACAGCGTCGA ATCGGACTTCAAGCGGCTGAGCTATGAAGGTTTCTACACCATAGTTCTGCAGAAGGACACGGAGATCATATCAGTGGCCTTGCTCAG GTTCCATGGCGCCAAGCTGGTGGAGATGCCGTTCGCGTGCACACTGCCGCAGTACCATAGACAAGGGATGATGCGCCGCCTCGTCAATGCCATCGACAAG GTGCTAGAATCGGTGCAGGTGGAGAATTTGGTGATCTCGGCGGTGGCCGAGGTAGTGGACACATGGAAGAAGCTTGGCTTCATGACCGTGGATCCACAGCTGAGAGATGAGGCCAAGAGGCTCAGCATGGTCACCATTGCCGGCACCATCCTACTCCAGAAGCCCACCGCATTGCCGATGACCGAGGACGAGCTGGCGTTCCTGGAGATGGGCTGGCCGCTCTGCAGCTTCGTCGACCTCTTGAACGGGATCGCATTCCCATGGCCGCCATATGCTGACCCCGTGGCCGCTGCCGTGAGGGGGGCGGGCGGCAAGGCGTAG